The nucleotide window ATCCCGATCGTCCTGTCCAGCAGGAAGGCCAGGACCGCGGAGACGACCAGAGAGTACGCCAGGACCGCGAGGACTCCGACGGCCTGCTTGCCGAGCTGGTCGAGGCCGCCGCCGTAGAAGAGGCCCTTGGCGTCGGACTGGACGCCACCGGTGGCGAAGAAGCCGACGAGCAGGGAGCCGGCGATCCCGCCGACGAGGTGGACACCGACGACGTCCAGGGAGTCGTCGTAACCGAACTTGTACTTCAGGCCGACCGCCATGGCGCAGAGCACACCGGCGATGGCGCCGACGGCGATCGCGCCGAGCGGGCTGACGGCGCCGCCGGCGGGGGTGATGGCGACGAGACCGGCGACGGCACCGGACGCGGCGCCCAGGGTGGTGAAGGAGCCGTGGCGGACCTTCTCGTACCCGAGCCAGGCGAGCATCGCGGCGGCGGTGGCGACCTGCGTGTTGACGAACATGACCGCGCCGACACCGTCGTCGTTGCCCAGCCACGAGCCGGCGTTGAAGCCGAACCAGCCGAACCAGAGCAGACCGGCTCCGAGCATGACGAGCGGCAGGCTGTGCGGCCGCATCGGGTCCTTCTTGAAGCCGACGCGCTTACCGATGACGAGGATCACGCCGAGCGCCGCCGCACCGGCGTTGATGTGGACGGCCGTACCACCGGCGAAGTCGATGACGCCCATCTCGAAGAGCCAGCCGCCGGAGCCCCAGACCCAGTGCGCGACGGGGAAGTAGACGACGGTCACCCAGAGCGTGATGAACAGGGCCCACGAGGTGAACTTGACCCGGTCGGCGAGTGCGCCGCTGATCAGGGCCGGGGTGAGAACGGCGAACATCAGCTGGAAGACCGCGAAGACGTAGACCGGGATGGTGTAGCCGTCCCAGAGTTCGTTGACGCCGATCCCGCTGAGGCCGACGTAGTCGGAGGTCCAGCCGACGACCGAGCCGATGTCGGAGCCGAAGGCCATGCTGAATCCGTAGAGCACCCACAGGATCGTCACGATCCCGAGGCTGATGAAGCTCATCATCAGCATGTTGAGGGTGCTCTTGACCCGGACCATGCCTCCGTAGAAGAAGGCCAGGGCCGGAGTCATGAGCATCACCAGCGCGGAGCAGATGAGCATGAACCCGGTGTTGGCGGCAGACAGCTCTGGGGCGTCTGCGGCGAACGTCATGATGCCTGGGGGCATCGGCGTCTCCTCGTCGTCGGTGCGGCCGCGTGCGGGCGAGATCGCGTGGCCACTGGGGAAAAAGGTGCGGGCCGGTTATGCGCCATGAGATTGGCCCAGCGCCGTTTCCGCAGATGCTGCACGGTGTTTCGCCGCAGTGACGAAGAGGCGCGGTGTGTTACGTCCGAATGAACCGGGAGTGGCCTGAGCGCTGCGCTGCCTACCATGCGTTCCGCGCCGCATACGGTGCGGTTGAACCGCCCGGGGACGTGAACCGGCCACGACGACCACCCGGTGGCCTGGCGATGGGGAGCCGAGACGGGCTGTGCGGGGTGGTGGTCGTGGCTGGTGGCGAGGGGGCCGGGTCAGACGGCTTCGGCGGTCTCCGGCAGTTGCTCGTGGAGCAGCTCGGTGAGCCTGGCGACATCGGCGACATCGCCGAAGTCCCTGGCAGCGGTGTCGACGGTCTTGCGGAGCCGGGTGTTGACCCGCTCGGAGCGGACCTTCCTGGCGACCTTCAGGGCATGGGTGGCGAGCACGGTGGACCGCTCGGGCTCACGCTTGAGCAGATGGACGGTGGCCATGCCGATCAGGTTCAGTGCGTACGACCGCTGGTGCTCGTCGTCCTCGCCGAAGAGCTCGACCGCCCGCTCCATGACGGGCTCGGCCAGCGAGGCGTACGTGGGGCTGCGGCCCGCCACATAGGCCAGGTCACGGTAGGAGTGGGCGTTTTCCCCGTTGAGCTCGGCCTCGGAGAAGAACCGGATCCAGTCGGGCTCGGGCTCGCCGTCGAGTCCCGCGTCGAGGAAGGTGTCCTCGGCCATCCGGACCGCTCGCTTGCACTTGCTGGGCTGGCCCATGTTCGCGTAGGCACGGGCCTCCATCGCATACAGCATGGCCTGGGTGCGCGGGGTGGCGCAGTCCCGGCTGCCGTACTGCGCGAGATGGATGAGCTCAAGGGCGTCGTCCGGGCGTCCGAGGTGGATCATCTGCCGGCTCATGCTGGAGAGCACGTACGAACCGAGGGGCTTGTCGCCGGCCTCCTTGGAGGCGTGCAGGGCGAGGACGAAGTACTTCTGGGCCGTGGGCTGGAGACCGACGTCGTAACTCATCCAGCCCGCCAGCTCGGCCAGTTCGGCCGCGCAGCGGAAGAGCCGGGTGGCGGTGGCCCCGGGCTGCGGCTCCTGCAGCAGGTCGGTGACCTCGTGGAGCTGCCCGACGACGGCCTTGCGCCGCAGTCCGCCGCCGCACTGGGCGTCCCACTGGCGGAACATGGCGGTGGTGGACTCCAGAAGGTCCAGCTCGGGGCCCGAGAGCCGGGAGGGACGGCGGGCAGCGGCGGGTGATTCGGGTTCGGCGGGCCCCGCTGCGGGGACGGGCACCAGCCAGCGCTGCATGGGCTCGATCAGGGCGGGACCGGCGGCGAGCGCGAGCGAGGAGCCGAGGAAGCCGCGCCGGGCGAGCATCAGGTCGCTGCGGGAGAACTCGGAGAGCAGGGCGACGGTCTGGGGGCCCGCCCACGGCAGGTCGACGCCGGACACGGAGGGCGACTGGTGTGCCGTACGCAGTCCGAGGTCCTCGACGGCGACCACGGCGCCGAAACGCTCCGAGAACAGCTCGGACAGGATGCGCGGGATCGGCTCGCGGGGCTGTTCGCCGTCGAGCCAGCGGCGCACCCGGGAGGTGTCGGTGCTGATGTGGTGGGCGCCGACCTGACGCGCTCTCCGGTTCACCTGTCGTGCGAGTTCGCCCTTCGACCAGCCGCTGCGCACGAACCAAGATCCCAATTGCCCGTTGGGGCGCTTTCCGGCATTCGTCTCGCCTGCGCCGCTGCCACTCACTGGAACGCCCCCATCCCGCCGAAACCCGTCGCGCGAACCACTATCAGAATGTCGTGCATCGATTCTGCACGTACGGAGATGAACACCCTCGCACAAGGAGTCGGGTTGCCTCCGGCATACCCGTGTGCGCTCATACTTCCAGGGTTCGTGTACCGACGGTAATCCTACGATCACCCCTCTCGCGAGGGCCTTTACGGAAACGCCACCATTCGCCACCCCTTCGGATGAACGCACCTGGGGCCTCTCGCGATTCACTTGACAGGCGGCGATCAGCAGAGGGCGGAATGGGGCACTCGGGGGCGTGCGGAATGTGGCACACACCCCCGACAGCATCCGTACCCCGACGGATCGACGGCGACACGGCGGGCGGTTCGGTGCCCCCGGGTCGTAACCACCGGTGAGTCGGACCCGTTGGAGGGGGCATGGGCTTCACGATCGGCGACATCCGTGAGATGCGATCCGGCTCGCGGCGCCGCGGCCGTTCGGCCGAGGGCACAGCGGTGGCCGAGTACACAGGACTCTGGGGCTGGGCGGTGGCCCCCGGAGCGCGGGCCTCCGCGGGCAGCTGCTCATGCGGAGACACGGCCTGCGCCGCCCCCGGCGCACATCCGCTGGCCTTCGCCGGAGAGATCCCCGCGGGCGCCCCGCTCGACATCGCCACGGGCGCCTGGGCGGAGGTGCCCGGCGCCGCGATGCTGCTCCCCGTCGGGCGCACCTTCGACATCCTCGACGTCGCGGAGGCCGCCGGGCGCCGCGCTCTCGTGCGACTGGAGCGGATGGGACTGCCCCTCGGCCCGGTGGCCGCCACCCCGACCGGACGCGCACAGTTCTTCGTGGCCCCCGGGGCCGCGGCCGAACTGCCCGAGCTGCTCTACCGGCTGGGCTGGGACGACGCGGATCTCGATCTGCGGGCGCTGGGCCGCGGCTGCCACATCACGGCCCCGCCCTCCGACCTCGGCGGCCTGGGCCCGGTCCGCTGGCTGCGCCCGCCCTCGCCGGACACCGCGGGCGCTCCCCCGCAGGCGCGGCTGCTGCTGGGCACGCTGGCGTACATCTGCCACCGTCTGTAGCGCGCGGACACACGTGAGGGCCGGGCAGGCCGGCAGTCGGCTCGCCCGGCCCTCGTACGTACGGGGACGGCCCGGTGGGTGTCAGTCGCCGATCAGCGCGTCCACGAACGCCTCGGGTTCGAACGGGGCGAGATCATCGGGACCCTCACCGAGACCGATCAGCTTCACCGGCACGCCCAGCTCTCGCTGGACTGCGATGACGATGCCGCCCTTGGCGGTGCCGTCCAGCTTGGTCAGGACGATGCCGGTGATGTCGACGACCTCGGCGAAGACACGGGCCTGCACGAGGCCGTTCTGTCCGGTGGTCGCGTCCAGCACGAGCAGGATCTCGTCGAGCGGACCGTGCTTCTCGACGACCCGCTTGACCTTGCCGAGCTCGTCCATCAGACCGGTCTTGGTGTGCAGACGGCCCGCGGTGTCGATGAGTACGACATCGGCGCCCTCGGCGATACCTTCCTTCACCGCGTCGTACGCGACCGACGCGGGGTCGCCGCCCTCCGGTCCGCGGACGGTGCGGGCACCGACACGCTCGCCCCAGGTCTGGAGCTGGTCCGCGGCGGCGGCCCGGAAGGTGTCGGCCGCGCCGAGCACGACGCTGCGGCCGTCGGCGACGAGCACCCGGGCCAGCTTGCCGGTGGTCGTGGTCTTGCCGGTGCCGTTGACCCCGACGACCATCACGACACCGGGGGTCTCGGCCCCACCCTCCGTCTTGACCTCGCGGTCGAAATCGGTGCCGAGGAGGGCGATGAGCTCCTCGCGCAGCAGCGTGCGGAGCTGGTCGGGGGTACGCGTACCGAGGACGCGGACCCGTTCACGGAGCCGCTCCACGAGTTCCTGGGTGGGTGCGACGCCGACGTCGGCGGTGAGGAGCGTCTCCTCGATCTCCTCCCAGGTGTCCTCGTCGAGGTTGTCGCGGGACAGGAGCGTGAGCAGGCCCTTGCCCAGCGAGTTCTGGGAGCGGGCGAGCCGGGCGCGCAGCCGTACGAGACGGCCGGCGGTGGGCTCGGGGACTTCGATCGCGGGGGCGGCGGGCGCCTCCGGTTCGGCGGTGGCCGGGGCTTCCGCGGTATCGGGAAGTCCGGCCTCCTCGATGGTGCGCCGCGCTTCGTCGCGCGGCGCCTCGGCCTCCTCGCCGACCTGGGGTTCGGCGGGAGGAGTGATGGTCGGCGCGCTCGGCGGCGGAGGGGGCAGCTTCTTCTTGCGGCTGCCGACCACGAGCCCGGCGATCAGGCCGACCGCGACCACGGCGATGACTACGGCAAGGATGACGATTTCGGCGAGTTCCATAACCCGTCCAGTATCGGCCACGGCCGCGACAGGGGCACTGCTGCGACTGCCACCCGGAGGCACTCGGGGGCGTAATACACCTTTTGGCGGTAAGGAGCGTTCCAGCGGGGGCCGGCGGGGTAGCCGGCCCCCTACCTTTCTGACGGTACGTCAGCTACTGTGCCGCCTCGCCAGGCCGATCCGGCGAAGGGGACATGCCATGCCGTTCACCGTGCTCCGATTCAATCTCGTCGATCCAGCGGCCACCCCGGACACGCTCTCGGCCCGCTACCGGGCGGCGCTGGAGATGGCCCGGTACGCAGATGAACACGGCATCGACACGGTACAGACCGAGGAGCACCACGGGGCTGACAACTCCTGGCTGCCGTCCCCCTTCGTCTTCGCCGGTGCGGCGTTCGGAGCGACCCGGCGCATAGCGGTCACGGTCTCGGCGGTCATCGGGCCGCTGCACGACCCGCTGAGGCTGGCCGAGGACATCGCGGTGCTCGACCTGCTGAGCGCCGGCCGGCTCGTGACGGTGGCGGGCATCGGCTACCGGCCCGAGGAGTACGAGCGGGCGGGCGTCGAGTGGGGGCGGCGCGGCAGGCTCCAGGACGAGCTGCTGGAGACGCTGCTGCTGGCGTGGACCGGAGATCCGTTCGCCTACCGGGGACGTACGGTGCGGGTCACCCCACGCCCGTACACCCGGCCCCGTCCGATGCTCCTGGTGGGCGGCAGTTCACAGGCCGCGGCGCGGCGGGCGGCTCGGCTGGGGCTGCCGTTCTTCCCCAGCGCGCATCTGCCTGAGCTGGAGGCGTACTACCTGGAGCGGTGCGCGGAGTACGGGACCGAGGGCTTGTGCATGATGCCGGGCGCGAAGACCGCGCTGCTGCATCTCTCCGAGGACCCGGACCGGACCTGGGCGCATTACGGCGAGCACTTCCTGCACGAGGCGCGTACGTACGCCTCCTGGCAGTCCAAGGAGATCCGCTCGGCCGTGCGGTCGGTGGCGACGACGGTGGAGGAACTGCGAACCGAGGGCGTGTACCAGGTCCTCACTCCGCAGCAGTGCGCGGAGCTGGACGCGGACAGTCTGGTACTGCATCCGCTCTGCGGCGGGATGCCCGTCGAGGAGGGGTGGCGCAGCCTGCGGCTGTTCTGCGAGGTGACGGGACGCGGGACCGCCCCGGCGCAGCAGGGCTGAACCGGGGCGGTCCCTGTTCGAGGAGAGGGGCAGCGGGGATTAGCCCATCTCCTCCAACGCCTTGCCCTTGGTCTCCTTCACGAACTTGAGCACGAAGGGGATCGAGAGCACGGCAAAGAAGGTGTAGATGACGTAGGTGCCGGAGAGGTTCCAGTCCGCGAGGCTCGGGAAGCTCGCGGTGATCGCCCAGTTGGCGATCCACTGCGCGGAGGCGGCGACGCCGAGTGCGGCGGCCCTGATCCGGTTCGGGAACATCTCGCCGAGGAAGACCCAGACGACGACACCCCACGACAGGGCGAAGAAGAGCACGAAGACGTGGGCCGCGATCAGGGCGACGACGCCCTGGGTGTTGGGCAGTTTGCCGTCGACCAGGTCCGCGGAGAACGCCCACGCCTCGACGGCCAGCGCGATCGCCATACCGCAGGATCCGACCAGGGCGAGCGGTCGGCGGCCCACCCGGTCGACCAGGATCATCGCGATCACCGTGCCGATGATGTTGATGATCGACGTGGTGAACGAGTAGAAGAACGATTCGGTCGGGTCGATGCCGACGGACTGCCACAGCGTCGCCGAGTAGTAGAAGGCCACGTTGATGCCGACGAGCTGCTGGAAGACCGACAGTCCGATACCGACCCAGACGATCGGCAGGAAGCGGAAGCGGCTGCCGAGCAGGTCACTGAAGCTGGACTTGTGCTCACGGTGCATGGCCGTCTCGATCTCGGTCACCCGTGCGTCGAGGTCCACGTTCTTGCCCTCGACCTCGGCCAGGATCTCCCTGGCCCGGCCCTTCTTGCCGACCGAGATCAGGAACCGCGGCGACTCGGGGATCGCGAACGAGAGCAATCCGTACAGGACGGCGGGGACGACCATCACGCCGAGCATCCACTGCCAGGCTTCGAGGCCGGCGATCTCTCCGCGCTGGTCGCCGTCGGCGATCTGGAGGATGCCGTAGTTGACCAGCTGCGAGACGGCGATGCCGACGACGATGGCCGCCTGCTGGAAGGACCCGAGCCGGCCGCGGTAGGCGGGGGGCGAGACCTCGGCGATGTACGCGGGTCCGATCACCGAGGCCATACCGATGGCGAAACCGCCCACGACCCGCCACAGCGCCAGGTCGAGGAGCGAGAACGGCAGGGCCGAGCCGATGGCGCTCGCGGTGAAGAGCACCGAGGAGATCTGCATGCACCGGATGCGCCCGATCCGGTCGGCGATGCGTCCCGCCGTCGCGGCGCCGATCGCACAGCCGATCAGGGCGATGGCGATGACCTGGGCGAGCGTCCCGGAACCGATGTCGTACCGATCGCGGATCGCTTCGACCGCGCCGTTGATCACTGAGCTGTCGTATCCGAAGAGGAAGCCGCCCATCGCTGCGGCTGCCGTAATGAAGATGACATGGCCGAGGTGGTCCGGATGAGCCTTTCGGGCCCCGGACGCCGGTCCGTTCGCTGTGCTGGTCACGTGAACTCCTGATGCCTGGCCGCTACGTCAGACGTGGGGGGCGAGCTCTCCCTAGTGGCCCACAACTTTCCCGGCGCCACCACTTGAAGGCAAAAACAACGTTGCAGAGACTATGCGTTCAAGTTTCGAAGTCAAACGCCAAGGAAGGTCAGGCGAAGTCTCACATCCACCCAGGAGCACCCAAAGTGCGCGTTGAAGTTGTGACGATTGAGTAAAGAGAGTCTGCGCAGTCAGCGGAGGCGCTGGCTGATCACCTTGGAGACACCGTCGCCCTGCATGGAGACTCCGTACAGCGCGTCGGCGACCTCCATCGTCCGCTTCTGGTGCGTGATCACGATGAGCTGCGAGCTCTCCTGAAGCTCCTCCATGATCCGGATCAGCCGCTGCAGATTGGTGTCGTCCAGGGCCGCCTCGACCTCGTCCATCACATAGAACGGGCTGGGCCTGGCCTTGAAGATCGCGACCAGCAACGCCACGGCCGTCAGGGACCGCTCGCCGCCCGACAGCAGGGAAAGCCGCTTGACCTTCTTGCCCGGCGGACGCGCCTCGACGTCCAGGCCGGTCGTCAGCATGTTGTCCGGATCGGTGAGGATCAGCCGTCCCTCGCCGCCCGGGAAGAGCCGCGAGAAGACGCCCTCGAACTCGCGGGCGGTGTCCCGGAACGCCTCGGTGAACACCTGCTCGACCCGCTCGTCGACCTCCTTGATCACCTGCATCAGATCGGCCCGGGTCTTCTTCAGGTCTTCAAGCTGCTCGGAGAGGAAGTTGTGCCGCTCCTCCAGGGCCGAGAACTCCTCGAGGGCGAGCGGATTCACCTTCCCGAGTTGCTGATACGCCCGTTCGGCCGCCCTGAGCCGCTTCTCCTGCTCGGCCCTCACGAAGGGCTGCGGCCGGTTGCGCGGATGCTCCGGATCGTCCGGCAGTTCCTCGCCCTCGGCCGCCGGGGACGGCGGCACCAGCTGATCGGGGCCGTACTCGGCGGTCAGCCCGGCCGGCTCCACCCCCAGCTCCTCCAGGACCTTCGCCTCCAACTGCTCGATCCGCAGCCGCTTCTCGGCACCCAGCACCTCCCCGCGGTGAACGGAGTCGGTCAGCTTGTCCAGCTCGTCCTTGAGCGCGCGGCCCCTGCCCCGCTCGGCCGCCAGACCCCGTTCGCGCTCCGCCTTCGCCGCCTCGGCCGAGGTCCGCTCCTCCTCGGCCCGTACGACGGACACCTCCACGTGCGCGAGCAATTGACGGGCGCCGGAGGCCACAGCCGAGGCGACCTCGGCCTCGTGGCGCAGCCGCGCGCGGCGCTGTTCGGCGCGAGCACGGGCCTCCCGTTCGGCGCGGGCGCCGCGGTCCAGGGAGTCAGCACGTCCGGCGAGCGCCTTGACCCGTTCCTCGTGTGTACGCGCCTGGAGGCGGGCCTCCATCTCGGTCTGGCGGGCGTTGGCCCCGTCGGCGGCGAGCCGGTCACGCACGGAGGTGTCGGGCTCCTCCTCGACCGGCGTCTCCTCGGCGACCAGCAGCCGTTCGGCCAGCTCCTCGGCCTCCCCGGCCGCGCGCTCCGACGCCTCCTGGGCGCGTGCCGCCGCAGCGGCCGTACGCTCCGCCTCCCCCGCCGCCCCCCGGGCCTGCCCGGCGAGCCGGCCGAGCCGCTGGGCCACCCCGGACTTCTCGCGCTCGGCAGCCCTTCGGTGCTCCCCCAGCTCCTCGACAAGATGGGCGCGGTCGCGGCGCCGCTCCTCCGCGAGCTGCTGGGCGGCGGCGAGTTCCTCGCACCGTACGGCCAGTTCCGACAGTTCGGCCGCGGCCTCGTCGACCGATGCCTGCACTTCGAGGAGGCTGGGCGCCCCGGCCGAACCGCCCTGCGCGAAGGAGGCGCCCAGAACGTCGCCCTCCAGCGTCACGGCAGTCAGTCCGGGGTGGGCGGCGACGAGATCCTCGGCGTCCTCCAGCGTGCCGACGACCACCATGTCGCGCACCAGCGTGCGGACGGCGCCCATCAGCCCGGCCGGTCCGCTCACCAGGTCCACGACAGCGGGCAACCGGCCGGCGAACGGCCCGGGGCCCTCCTCCGCGGCGGTGTCCCGCGACCGGGGCTCCGCACCGAGGAGCAGCGCCGCGCGCCCCGCGTCCTGTTTGCGCAGCAGCCTGATCGCGTCCGCGGCGGCCGCCGGGTCCGTGGCCGCGACCGCGTCGGCCGCCGCGCCCAGGGCGGCCGCCACCGCCATCTCGTACCCCGGCACCACCGTGAGCAGCTCCGCGGCCGGGCCGATCAGCCCGGCCGGCCGGTTCTGCGGGTCGAGGAGCGCGCCCGTCCCGTCCTTGCGTCGCAGACCCAGTGACAGCGCCTCGTGGCGGGCGGCCACCGCGGCCCGCTTCCGTTCCGCCGCCGTCACCGCCTCGCGGGCGGCGCCGTGCGCGGCCTCCGCCCCGGCGAGATCCCGCCTGGCCGCGTCGTGCCGCTCACCCAGGTCCGCGTCGTCCGCGTCCAGCCCGTCCACCTCGGCCTTGAGCTGCTCGTACTCCTCCTGCGCGGCGACGGCACGCCCCCTGGCCTCGTCGCGGGAGGCGGCCAGCCGGTCGATCTCCGCCTGCGCCGAACCGGCCCGGCCGCGGGCGGCGTTGACCTGGCCGCGCAGCCGGGCCAGGCCCTCGCGCCGGTCGGCGATGGCACGGGCCGCGTCCTTGAGCCTGCGTTCCTCGGCGGCCAGCTCCCGCTCCAGCTCGGCGCGGTGTGCGGTGGTGTCCTCCAGCGCGTGCTCCGCCGCCTCCAGCGCGGCGGTCAGCTCGGCCTCCTGCTCGCGAATCCGGGCGGCCTCGCGCTCCATGCTCTCCGGGTCCCTGAAACCCTGCCCGCGCCGCTCGTCCTCGGGGGCTTCGGTGGCGCTCTTGACCCGGGCGTCGGCGAGGGAGACCGTGCCGCGGACCCGCTCGGCGAGCTGCGAGAGCTCGTACCAGGTCTGCTGGGCCCGCTGGAGCCGCGGCGCCAGCCGCCGTACCTCGTCCTCCAGCTCCGCCTCGCGTCCCAGGGCGGCCTTCAGATCCGCCTCGGCCGCCTCCCTGCGCTGCCTGAGCGCGGCCTCGTCGGCGATCTCGGTGCGCAGTGCGTCGTTGAGGCGCACCAGGTCGTCGGCGAGAAGCCGCAGCCGGGAGTCGCGGAGGTCGGCCTGGATGACCGCGGCGCGGCGGGCCACGGCGGCCTGCCGGCCCAATGGCTTCAGCTGCCTCCGCAGTTCTCCCGTGAGGTCCTGGACGCGGGCCAGATTGGCTCCCATCGCCTCCAGCTTCCGCAGCGCCTTCTCTTTGCGCTTGCGGTGTTTGAGGACTCCGGCGGCCTCTTCGATGAATGCGCGCCGCCCCATGGGATCGGCGTGCAGTACGGAGTCCAGCCGGCCCTGGCCGACGATGACGTGCATCTCGCGGCCGATACCGGAATCCGAGAGGAGTTCCTGAATGTCGAGGAGCCGGCAGGTGTCGCCGTTGATCTGGTATTCGCTGCCGCCGTTGCGGAACATGATCCGCGTGATGGTGACTTCCGCGTACTCGATCGGCAGCGCACCATCGGAATTGTCGATGGTCAGCGAGACCTCGGCCCTCCCGAGCGGCGGCCGGCCCGTGGTTCCGGCGAAGATCACGTCTTCCATCTTGCCGCCGCGCAGGGATTTGGCTCCCTGCTCACCCATCACCCACGAGAGCGCATCCACCACATTGGATTTGCCTGATCCATTGGGGCCGACGACGCAGGTGATCCCGGGCTCGAACCGCAGGGTCGTGGCGGAGGCGAATGATTTGAAACCACGCAGGGTCAGGGCCTTGAGGTGCACGCCGCCGGACTCTACCTTTCACTCTCGGTTTCGCTGATGAAGGTGCAGGGCACATCAGACGGTAAGGGAAGGGCGGTACGTCCGGGGCGGACCGGGGGGATCTCTGCGGGGGAAAGAAAAAGGGACGCCGAAGCGTCCCCTGTACTTGAATCGGCCTGCGCTACGGACCGAGGCCGCGGTTCACGAGCAAACCTCGAAGACCAGGGACGACGATCCGTGACGAAGGCATTCCGGTGGTGAGATCAAGCGGGTGCCGTATGCGACGCCCGGCCGGCCCCGTCAGGGTTCCGGTCAGGTCAGCGCGGGCTCCGCTTGGGGTACGTCGATGTCCATGCTGTCGAGCAACGAATCCTGGTGCTGAGCGGCGGCGTTCAGCGCGTCGTTTTCGTCCTGGATCCGGACAAGCTCGGATTCCAGGTCCTGGACGCGCTGCTGGAGCCGTCGCATCTCGGCGAGGAGTCGCGGATCGGAACCGCCGACGTAACCGAGAAGCGCCTTTGCCATGATGGATGGTCCTCCACACTGAGTGACCGACCGATGCGGTGTGGGTCGTGAGGGAATCGCACCCGCGGTGCTCGGCAGTGCTCTGTCTCCACTGCGGTTCTGCTGCCAATCAGCTCTGCCAAACAGCTAAGGTGCGCGGGGTTTTCAGCGTCTCACCAAAAAGTTTGACGGTCAACACGATCACACCCCGCAGAGGCGTGCATCCCCGGGGCGCGCGGCCTATGGATCATGCGGCGCGACTCTCCTGCGGGGCCCCGAGGGGCGGGAGGCTCTTCGTTACCGCCGCAGCCTGGCATGTCGGCCCGCTCTTGGCAACCATCACCGGCCGTGCGTCAATTCGCAGGTCATTTCGGGTGCGCGGCCCCTGGAGGGACCTCGGTCACCCCTCGCCGCACCCCGAATACGGAGTGGAACGGAGCCGGATCGCCGACTTCCGTTCAACGGATCGCGAATCCCTCATAACCGCCGCGCGGGGTGTCCCAGATCTCAGTCACTCCGTCCACGTGGCCGGGTGTGTCGTCGGAGCGCAGCCAGTCCAGCAGTCGGTGGCAATTCTCACGTGGGCCCTCGGCCACCACCTGCACCCTGCCGTCGTCGAGATTGAGCGCGAAGCCGCGGAGGCCGCCGATCTCCAAAGCGTTTGCCCTGGTGAACCAGCGGAACCCTACTTGCTGTACTCGGCCGCGTACCCAAACAACGAGTCTTGCATCTTCGTTCATAGCCGAACGCTAACGGGCCAATTGTTCGCGGGGCACGTCACCCCTTTACTCCATGGCGTACAGTCCGGTCGCAATAGCCTCACCCGAACGGGTGAGGCTCATGGGAGTAACGGTGACGCCGCGAGGGCGTCCGGAGCACATGGAAGGCACAGCGCATGGGACGCCACGGCAAGAAGCGGGCCTCGATCCCTGTACGCACGGGTCTCCTCGGCGTCTCCGCGGCCATGGCCGTCGGCGCCGTCGCCGTCACCTCCGGTCTGCTGCCCGGCGGTGACACCTTCGAGGTACGCGGCAGCTCATCGGCCGACCAGGTCCGCTCGGGAGGTGCACCTGACCTGCTGACCCAGGGCGGGCAGACGGCCTCACCGACCGGCCGCGCCTCGGCCTCCGCCGGGACGAGCCGCTCCAGTGAACGGCCCGCAGCCCCTTCCACCTCGCCTTCTTCGAAGTCCGCAGAGCCCAGCAAGCCGGCCGCGACCCCTTCGAAGAGCGCGGCGAAGCCGAAGCAGCCGACCAAGGCGCCCACGAGGAAGACCCCCCGGAG belongs to Streptomyces finlayi and includes:
- a CDS encoding sugar porter family MFS transporter, giving the protein MTSTANGPASGARKAHPDHLGHVIFITAAAAMGGFLFGYDSSVINGAVEAIRDRYDIGSGTLAQVIAIALIGCAIGAATAGRIADRIGRIRCMQISSVLFTASAIGSALPFSLLDLALWRVVGGFAIGMASVIGPAYIAEVSPPAYRGRLGSFQQAAIVVGIAVSQLVNYGILQIADGDQRGEIAGLEAWQWMLGVMVVPAVLYGLLSFAIPESPRFLISVGKKGRAREILAEVEGKNVDLDARVTEIETAMHREHKSSFSDLLGSRFRFLPIVWVGIGLSVFQQLVGINVAFYYSATLWQSVGIDPTESFFYSFTTSIINIIGTVIAMILVDRVGRRPLALVGSCGMAIALAVEAWAFSADLVDGKLPNTQGVVALIAAHVFVLFFALSWGVVVWVFLGEMFPNRIRAAALGVAASAQWIANWAITASFPSLADWNLSGTYVIYTFFAVLSIPFVLKFVKETKGKALEEMG
- the smc gene encoding chromosome segregation protein SMC — translated: MHLKALTLRGFKSFASATTLRFEPGITCVVGPNGSGKSNVVDALSWVMGEQGAKSLRGGKMEDVIFAGTTGRPPLGRAEVSLTIDNSDGALPIEYAEVTITRIMFRNGGSEYQINGDTCRLLDIQELLSDSGIGREMHVIVGQGRLDSVLHADPMGRRAFIEEAAGVLKHRKRKEKALRKLEAMGANLARVQDLTGELRRQLKPLGRQAAVARRAAVIQADLRDSRLRLLADDLVRLNDALRTEIADEAALRQRREAAEADLKAALGREAELEDEVRRLAPRLQRAQQTWYELSQLAERVRGTVSLADARVKSATEAPEDERRGQGFRDPESMEREAARIREQEAELTAALEAAEHALEDTTAHRAELERELAAEERRLKDAARAIADRREGLARLRGQVNAARGRAGSAQAEIDRLAASRDEARGRAVAAQEEYEQLKAEVDGLDADDADLGERHDAARRDLAGAEAAHGAAREAVTAAERKRAAVAARHEALSLGLRRKDGTGALLDPQNRPAGLIGPAAELLTVVPGYEMAVAAALGAAADAVAATDPAAAADAIRLLRKQDAGRAALLLGAEPRSRDTAAEEGPGPFAGRLPAVVDLVSGPAGLMGAVRTLVRDMVVVGTLEDAEDLVAAHPGLTAVTLEGDVLGASFAQGGSAGAPSLLEVQASVDEAAAELSELAVRCEELAAAQQLAEERRRDRAHLVEELGEHRRAAEREKSGVAQRLGRLAGQARGAAGEAERTAAAAARAQEASERAAGEAEELAERLLVAEETPVEEEPDTSVRDRLAADGANARQTEMEARLQARTHEERVKALAGRADSLDRGARAEREARARAEQRRARLRHEAEVASAVASGARQLLAHVEVSVVRAEEERTSAEAAKAERERGLAAERGRGRALKDELDKLTDSVHRGEVLGAEKRLRIEQLEAKVLEELGVEPAGLTAEYGPDQLVPPSPAAEGEELPDDPEHPRNRPQPFVRAEQEKRLRAAERAYQQLGKVNPLALEEFSALEERHNFLSEQLEDLKKTRADLMQVIKEVDERVEQVFTEAFRDTAREFEGVFSRLFPGGEGRLILTDPDNMLTTGLDVEARPPGKKVKRLSLLSGGERSLTAVALLVAIFKARPSPFYVMDEVEAALDDTNLQRLIRIMEELQESSQLIVITHQKRTMEVADALYGVSMQGDGVSKVISQRLR
- a CDS encoding acylphosphatase gives rise to the protein MNEDARLVVWVRGRVQQVGFRWFTRANALEIGGLRGFALNLDDGRVQVVAEGPRENCHRLLDWLRSDDTPGHVDGVTEIWDTPRGGYEGFAIR